A stretch of the Panicum virgatum strain AP13 chromosome 9N, P.virgatum_v5, whole genome shotgun sequence genome encodes the following:
- the LOC120691382 gene encoding 50S ribosomal protein L18-like, producing the protein MVTPPPARAPAITKFLKPYILKMNFTNNFVSAQVIHTPSATVTCSASSQEKLLRPSMESTRDVAAAAKIGKLLGERLLFKGIPAVSVSMSRDQKYHGKVKAMIDSLRDAGVKLL; encoded by the coding sequence ATGGTTACCCCTCCACCAGCTAGGGCTCCTGCAATCACCAAGTTTCTGAAGCCCTATATTCTAAAGATGAATTTCACAAATAATTTTGTCAGTGCTCAGGTCATCCACACCCCATCGGCCACAGTCACATGCTCTGCAAGTTCTCAGGAGAAACTCCTGAGGCCAAGCATGGAGTCAACGCGGGATGTTGCTGCGGCAGCAAAGATTGGAAAGCTGCTCGGTGAGCGCTTGCTGTTTAAGGGTATCCCTGCAGTATCTGTCTCCATGTCAAGAGACCAGAAGTACCATGGCAAGGTCAAGGCCATGATAGACTCTCTTAGAGATGCTGGTGTGAAATTGCTGTGA